The Shewanella mesophila genome contains the following window.
GTAACTTTAAGAGTATCGATCGGATAGCAAGAAGTGGGTTAGTTAGAATGAGTCTGGTTATTAAAGTAGCACTAACAAGGCTAATCGTCTAGAAATTTAGTGACTCTGGACACAATTACTTTACAAGGCTGTGTCGAGAGTCACTTTCTATGACCAAAAAGTCACAGTGAACGCAATTTTTTATAGCTGCGCGTCGATAAACTCTTTTAGTTGAGTTTTAGAAAGCGCGCCGACCTTAGTATCTGCAAGCTCACCATTTTTAAACATAAGTAGTGTTGGGATACCACGAACACCATATTTGGCTGGTGAAGCGTTATTTTGGTCAACGTTTAGCTTAGCGATAGTCACCTTGCCTTCATACTCTTCAGCTACGTCGTCTAAGATTGGAGCAATCATTTTACAAGGACCACACCATTCAGCCCAGAAATCAACCAATACAGGGATTTCAGACTTAATTACGTCATTTTCGAAGCTGTCGTCAGTTAAGGTAATAATTTTATCGCTCATGATGTTCTCCAGTTAGGGTGCCATTGCTGGTTTGTTAATGGCTTAACCTGTATATTGGGTCTGAAATTAGCTTTTCAAGATATTTTAGCGGCTTTCAGAACTCTTTTTTCATTAGCCGTTATTTCAAACGATCGAGTTCCTTATTGCAACCCTAACTGGTATGCTTGCGCTATGAGCGAAACACATTTAACAAATCAAAAGTTTGCCGACTTTTCTCTGCATCCAGAGATCCAAAAGGCACTAATCGAAAGCGGCTTTGAATATTGCACGCCTATCCAAGCATTATCATTACCGATTTTACTTCAGCATAAAGATATTGCGGGTCAAGCACAGACGGGTACGGGTAAAACCTTAGCCTTTCTAATTGCCACCTTTAACCACTTACTGACAACTTCTGTTCCCGAAGGTCGTGAAACTAATCAGCCTCGTGCGATTGTGATGGCGCCTACTCGTGAGTTGGCAATTCAAATTGCTAAAGATGCGAATTTACTTGCTAAACATACAGGCCTAAAAGTCGGTATTGTCTTTGGTGGTGAAAGCTACGATGTGCAGCGTAAGGTGCTGGATAAGGGCGTAGATATTTTGATCGGTACAACCGGGCGTATTATCGATTATGTTCGTCAAGGTGTACTGAACGTCAGTTCGATTCAGGCCGTAGTGCTCGATGAAGCCGATCGTATGTTTGATCTAGGCTTTATCAAGGATATTCGCTTCCTATTTAGGCGTATGCCTGATGCTAAGTCACGTCTTAACATGTTGTTTTCAGCGACGCTGTCAATGAAAGTGCAAGAGTTGGCTTATGATCATATGAATGATCCCGAAAAAGTCGAAATTGCACCGAGCGAAAAAACCTCGAAAAATATTACCGAAGAGATCTTCTATCCTTCACAGGAAGAGAAGATGCGCTTGTTGCTAACCTTGATTGAAGAGGATTGGCCTGAAAAAGCTATCGTATTCTCTAACACTAAGCACAGCTGCGAAAATCTTTGGGCACATTTAGAGGGTGATGGTCATCGCGTTGGTTTGCTGACTGGTGATGTGCCGCAGAAGAAGCGTATTCGCATTCTTGAGCAGTTTACCTCTGGCGACTTAGATATTTTAGTGGCAACCGATGTTGCGGCGCGTGGATTACATATCTCTGATGTGTCGCACGTTTACAACTATGATCTTCCAGATGATTGCGAAGATTATGTGCATCGTATCGGCCGTACAGGTCGTGCTGGTCAAAAAGGGATCTCAATCAGTTTCGCCTGTGAAGAGTATGCCCTTAACTTACCAGCGATCGAGAGCTACATTCAGCACTCTATCCCTGTGACTAACTACGATAGCGATGCCTTGCTTGATGATCTTCCACCACCGGTACGAATTCATCGTAAACACACGACACGCCCTACGGGTCGTCCAGGTAGTGGGAAGCCTCAAGGTGGTCGTCCTGGAGCGCGTCCACGACGCCATGATAGGACTCGTAGACACAGCTAAATGAAGCGCTCCAATTCAGGGCCGCTCTACGCAGCCATTACTTTAGGTTCAAATAGTTTCAATATGCTGGTGGCGCAAACCGTCGCCGGCAAACCTAAAGTTGTGGCTAAATATAAGCGTAAGGTTCGATTGGCCGAAGGTATAGGTGCTGATGGTACCTTGAATCAAACTGTGTTCAATCGTGGTTTAGATTGTTTAATGATGTTCTCTTCGATGCTAGATAAGGAGGGGGTTGATCGCGACAATATCGCTGTTATCGCAACCGCCACATTACGTAGCATCAGTAACGCAGAGGCATTTTGCACTGCGGCCTTGCCGATATTAGGTCAACCTATTGAGATCATTTCAGGTTTGCGAGAAGCTGAATTGATCTATCAAGGTATGGTCGCGACAACCTGCGGAGAAGGGCGTCGTTTAGTGATCGATATTGGTGGTGCAAGCACAGAGTTTATTATCGGCGATGGTAATAAGGTGCTGTTAAAAACCAGCTTAGATATAGGTTGCGTGACCTTCAATGACAAATTCTTTAATAGCTTCCCTTTTCAGCAATTAGATTTTGATGCTGCACAAAACCATGTTGAATCCGCTTTAGGGGGTTATCGAGCTCAGTTGCTCGACTATGGCTGGCACTGTGTTGTGGGCGCTTCAGGCGCCGTGCAATCTGTTGTCGAATTGCTTAACGCTCGCGGGTTATCTGAAACGATTACCTCGGCAGTATTACAGCAACTGCGAGAAGAGGTGTTATCGCAAACAGATGTGAGTATGCGAGACGTAGTCGGTCTGCATCAAGAGCGTGCACCAACGTTTGCGGCTGGTATCGCTATTTTGTTGTCTCTATTTAATTTACTACAGATTCAATCACTAAATTTATCTGGCGGGGCGCTTAGAGAAGGCGTACTTCAGTTACTAGCTGAGCGTATTTCTCAGTCTGAATCGGTTTAAAGCTTAACGCAACGAGGCTAAAGTAGAATTATCTCCTAGGTTGTTTGCCTAACACTCGCCCAAAACACGCCTAACAGGCGAGTTTTAGCGCTTTCGATTATGCTCTTCACTCGTTGCAAGCAACAGGATCTTGTATGTTCCCTACATACTTAAGACATTCCCTCCATTCCTGGAAGTCAGATGTTGTGAATCCCCTTATTGCGCGATTAAAGGAATTTAGGAGATGGAGCGGTGACCGAGGATTTCAGTATTAAAAAAGCACTCAATTCTAAGTGCTTTTCTTCTCGGTACAGTCAACTAAGTCTTCTATAGCAAGATTTTAGCTAAATCGATTTCCAGTGAAGTTTCTGGGCGCTCGACGATACGGCCAATCTCTTCACCCTTTTGCATCACGATAAATGTTGGGATGCGGGTGAATTCGTATTGTGCAGCAAGGCCTTCTGGATCTTGTTTCTTACGATCGACGCCAATATAGGTAATCTTGATATTAGGGTTATTTACCTCTTCCATTATACGAATAAAGCGAGGTGTTTCACGGTGGCAATCTGGGCACCAAGTACCGATGATCACTATAATCTCTGTAGGCTCATCAATCGCCTTCAGTGGGGCAGTGGCTGCCGTATCTACTTGGTATGTTTTGTAGCCCTGGCTGAACTCATTAAGTTCGGTGACTAAGGTTTGCGATGCGACTTGGCCTGTTAAAATCACTTCCTGTTTCTCCTCACTACAAGTGGCAATAAAGCCTTCTTGTTTTTCGTCAAAAGCACAACCGCTATTGGCTAGTGCCTGAGTGCTAAAAAAAAGCGCGGTGGTGGCAAGCAACGCTTTAATGTTGTTGGTCATGATATTACCTCTGGCCAGAATAGGAAATGGTAATCGAGTCTCGATTCATATGAACTTATTCAATCATCTAAATCGTTTACAGAATAGCGTTTAACTGAAGAGCTGTTAACTGGATCACTAGATCTAATGGATATAATGAGTGCAGTTCACATCATTTGGCTATTTAGCTTAACTCACGCAGGCTTTAGACGCTTTCTTGTAACATAACCAACATATAATAGACACCCCATTTGAAGTGCCTATTAGGGTCTGTTGACCTTTTAGGGTTGTTTTGCCCGACTTTATTGGCGGTTCTCGTCTAACTCATTAGGCCGCAACTAACTTGTCTAGATCGGCTGGTCGATAGTAGACAGATTTTAGTACTTTGCCTTGTCGAACAACCTTACCCGCCATCTCTACATCTTTTGCGCATTTGGCGATGATAAAATCACCTTTCTGGCTACCGACAATCTCAACGCCTTGCTGTGCATAATGAGCGATGGTTTCTTCTAGCTCCTGTTCGTTGCGGCATACCTTGCTCATATTGCTTGAATGCACTTCATCCCAGCAGCTCACAAAGTCGATATCGCGGTTTTTGGCTACATGGAGCAATAGATCGATTACGTAGCTAATTTCAAGCCGATCCTCGACCCGTTTAGCACCTAGGTGAACCAGGCGACCCATCAATACATAAACCGAGTCAACTATCGCGTCAGCCTGTTCGACACGGCAATCGGCTTCGGCCAGCTCGGTAAGCTCTTCGATGGCTAACGATGTGTGCAATGTATCAGCCTTGTCATCGAGCGTGGTTTCATCCTCATTCGGTAGATCGAAGGTTGAACGGAACTGGTGAATATCATGATATAAATGGTCGTAAAGGGGCTGGTTGAGTGCGGTGAGTTTCATCTGGTTAGGCCTTTGCAGCTAAATTTTAATAGCGGGCAATTCTAATTTAATGGCTGGCGAATTGAAAGCCACAGCCCTGTCTGTTCGGTAATTATCCCCTTGGATTGATTTTGCTAATTTAATTTTTATTTGGCGATTATCGGAATTTACTGCATAAGTAGTGAGATTAAATTAGATTGAGTGCATTTTTAGTCTTTATGCTAGATGGTGACAGCCCAGTAACCTAGGGTTGCCGAGGTCGACGCCTAGACTGAGTTGTTAACTTTGTGTAAAGATGGCAGGCCGTAAAGCCTGATGAGTGGACGCAGATCCGTAATATGAGCTGAACGTAGGAATAGAAATAATTATAATAAGGAATACCCATGACCTCTAATCAGTCTTTGTCTGATAACCCCAAAAAACCGACTCATAAAACCCCAACGTTACTCGATGCCTTAATCCCTTTGATAGCTCTGGTTTGTATGTTGACCGCGTCGGTATACTTATTTTCATCAGATAGCTCCTATGGCGCTAACCAGATCGCGCTCATCATGGCCGCGTGTATAGCCTTGGTTGTTGGGGTGAAAAACGGTTATAGCTGGCAAGAGATGGAAGCCGGGATTATCAAGAGCGTATCGCTGTCAACAGGAGCATTACTCATTTTGTTTTCGGTGGGGTCGCTTATTGGTACTTGGATCTTAGCTGGTACAGTGCCGACAATGATTTTTTATGGCATGAAACTGCTTGATCCTGATTACTTCTATGCTGCCAGCTGTCTTTTATGTGCGGTTGTAGCCCTAAGTATCGGCAGTTCATGGACAGTCGCCGGCACCTTAGGGATTGCACTCATTGGGGTGGCAGGGGCAATGGGCTTAAGCGTCGAAATCACCGCTGGAGCCATTATTAGTGGTGCCTATTTTGGCGATAAGATGTCGCCAATGTCCGATACGACCAACTTGGCTCCAGCCGTGGCAGGCAGTGAACTCTTTAGTCATATTCGTCATATGGTGTGGACTACCACGCCCAGTATTATCATTGCCTTGGCTGGATTCCTATTTTTAGGACTCAACAGTGACAGTGCAGGTGGTGCTAGTGATTTGGTTGCCACTATGTCGCTGCTAGAAGCTCAGTATCATCCAGGGCTTCATCTGTTATTGCCCTTGCTGGTGGTCTTAGTCTTGGCTTACAAGAAGCTACCTGCATTCCCAACTGTCATATTAGGGACGCTGGCTGGTGCAATATGTGCCGTGATATTCCAGTACGATGGGGTGATAAAATTTGTCAGTGACGATAGCTTGCCTGCGATCGTCGCACTACTTAAAGGTGTATGGGTTGCCATGTTCGATGGCTATAAAGCAAATACGGGCGATGCGGTGCTGGATAACCTTCTAAGTCGTGGTGGCATGAGCAGTATGGTCAATACCGTGTGGTTAATTCTATGTGCCATGGCATTTGGTGGCGTGATGGAGAAAACGGGCTTACTTAAACGTCTAATGCAAGATGTGTTAACAATGGTTAAGTCTAGCGGTAGTTTGATCATCACTACTTTAGCGAGTTGTATCGGTGCCAACTTAATTACGGGCGATCAGTTTATTGCGATATTGCTTCCAGGGCGCATGCTTAAAGTTGAATATGAGAAGCATGGCTTAGCGCCAGTGAATTTAAGTCGTGCATTGGAGGATTCTGCAACCATCACTAGTCCCTTGGTTCCGTGGAACACCTGTGGGGCTTATATGGCGAGCACCTTGGGCGTAGCAACGATTGCCTATCTTCCTTTCGCCTTCTTTAACTTAGTCTGTCCTTTTATCAGTGCGGCGTATGCCTATTATGATTTCAAGATTGAACGACTAGAGGGTAGTGAAGGCATGGAGGCCGTGGTTTAAATTGGCTGGTTGAGTCCTGACTACACGTCAGGACTCAATTGACAGTGTTACTTGATGAAGGCAAACGCATCACCGTAGAGGTGTTCCTCTTCAACGCCTATCTCACGGAACACTTCTCGTGCTGCGCCGACCATATCGAAACGCCCTGCGATATAGATGTCATAGCCATTAAGGCTAATAAAATCTCGCTGGATCTGCTCTAGCAGATTGGCCTGTTTACCTTCCCAGTTGGCTGTTGCTTCTTCAACAACGGGCACAAAATGTAGCCAAGGGTAGGCTTGATGCCATTGGCGAGCTATGGTTTCATAATACATCGCATCTTGATTTCGGCAGCCCCAATAGAGGGTGGTTTCTACTGTTTGCCCCAGGGCTATTTGCTGCTCAACAATGCTTTTGATGTAAGAGAAACCAGTGCCGCCAGCGATTAAGAGACGCGGCCTACGGCTTTCGCTGCGTAGGTAAGCTTCCCCTCCTGGTGCTTCGATATCGACATAGTCACTTTGCTTTAGTTTCTCAACCACCTGCATAGGATAGCTTTCGCTGACAGCAGCACCAATGTGTAACTCGATCTCCTCGGCATTAGGTGCTGATGCGATAGAGAAAGGGCGTTTATCTTTTTCACCCATTACGACGCAAAGATACTGACCAGCCTTGAAATCGAAACTGGTTTCTGGAGTTAATGTTACCCGATAAACGGCATCATTAAAGGCGGTAACATGTTCTACTTTACAGCGAATGGTGTTCATTAAGTTTCCTTCTAGACCTCTCTATGGAGGCTTACTTCTGCGTCTAATACTTGACTAATTATATCGGCTATTAAGCGTCTTGGCGCGATTAAAATCAATATGGATAATATTGTAGATTACCTACGCCAAATCTATGTTCTCACTAGAGTGTTGGTGCCTCATCGATGCCTAACTCATCCCAAATCTCGTCGACCTTTTGCTTGACGGCCTCATCCATCACGATAGGCGTGCCCCATTCGCGATCGGTTTCACCAGGCCACTTGTTGGTAGCATCCATTCCCATTTTTGAACCCAAGCCGGCGACGGGCGAAGCAAAGTCTAGATAGTCGATCGGGGTGTTGTCTATCATCACAGTATCGCGTTTAGGGTCCATGCGCGTAGTGATTGCCCAAATGACATCGTTCCAATCACGACAATTGACATCTTCATCGACCACGACAATAAACTTGGTATACATAAACTGGCGCAGGAATGACCAAGCGCCCATCATCACCCGTTTAGCATGACCTGGATATTGCTTACGAATGGAGATCACCGCCATCCGATAAGAACACCCTTCAGGTGGCAGATAAAAGTCGATGATTTCTGGGTATTGCTTACGCAATATCGGCACAAATACTTCATTGAGTGCCACACCTAACATGGCTGGCTCATCGGGTGGACGGCCTGTATAGGTGCTGTGGTAGATGGCATCTTTGCGATGGGTAATATGGGTTACGGTAAATACTGGGAACTCGTCGGTTTCATTGTAATAACCTGTGTGATCGCCGTAAGGCCCCTCTTCAGCCATCTCTTGCGGGTCGATATAACCTTCTAAGATAATTTCGCTGGTGGCTGGCACTTCAAGGTCACAGCTTAGCGCCTTACACACTTCGGTACGCTCGCCACGCAGTAATCCCGCAAAAGCATATTCACTCATGGAGTCGGGTACCGGAGTCACTGCACCTAGAATGGTCACAGGATCGCTACCTAGGGCCACAACCACAGGGTAACGCTCACCAGGGTGTTTCTCTTTAAAATCTTTAAAGTCGAGTGCGCCACCGCGATGGTCAAGCCAGCGCATGATCAGCTTATCTTTGCCTAACAGTTGCTGACGATAGATGCCGAGGTTTTGTCGTTTCTGACGCGGCCCTTTGGTGATGGTAAGCCCCCAAGTCACTAATGGAGCGACATCGCCTGGCCAGCAATGTTGAATTGGCAGTTGAGTTAAATCGACATCATCGCCCGTTAACACCACCTCTTGGCAAGGCGCGTTGCGTATTGTTTTTGGCGGCATATTGAGAGCCTGCTTAAACATTGGGATTTTAGCAATCGCATCTTTAAAACCACGAGGAGGCTCTGGCTCTTTCAAGAAGGCCAATAGCTCGCCTACATCGCGGAGGGCCAGTGGGTCTTCTTTGCCTAAGGCCATGGCGACACGCTTAGGTGTGCCAAATAAGTTGGCTAGCACGGGCATGGATTTGCCAACAGGATTTTCAAACAGTAATGCTGGGCCTTTCGCGCGCAGAACACGGTCGGCGATTTCCGTCATCTCTAAATGTGGATCGACAGCATAGCTAATACGTTTAAGTTCACCATTGCTTTCAAGGTGATCAATGAAACTGCGTAAATCCTTAAAACTCATATGGAAATACTCGTGCTGAGAAAAATGTGATATGGCGCGCACTATACCATTTTTGAGCGCTATTCCCAAATGACTTCATTGGTCAGTTAGTGAGAATAGAGCCTTACTTTGACCCCTAGTGGAATAGGCGTAAACTGGCAAGTATATTCGCGGCGGGAATTGGTGATATGAAGAAGATAAGACAAGCTAAAACGAGCGGGCTGTTTTTGCTACTGAGTATCGGCTTTGGTTTATGTTCTGGCCCTGTGAATGCGTCGGAATTAGCGCGGCATCATGATCG
Protein-coding sequences here:
- a CDS encoding thioredoxin family protein, which codes for MTNNIKALLATTALFFSTQALANSGCAFDEKQEGFIATCSEEKQEVILTGQVASQTLVTELNEFSQGYKTYQVDTAATAPLKAIDEPTEIIVIIGTWCPDCHRETPRFIRIMEEVNNPNIKITYIGVDRKKQDPEGLAAQYEFTRIPTFIVMQKGEEIGRIVERPETSLEIDLAKILL
- a CDS encoding Ppx/GppA phosphatase family protein, coding for MKRSNSGPLYAAITLGSNSFNMLVAQTVAGKPKVVAKYKRKVRLAEGIGADGTLNQTVFNRGLDCLMMFSSMLDKEGVDRDNIAVIATATLRSISNAEAFCTAALPILGQPIEIISGLREAELIYQGMVATTCGEGRRLVIDIGGASTEFIIGDGNKVLLKTSLDIGCVTFNDKFFNSFPFQQLDFDAAQNHVESALGGYRAQLLDYGWHCVVGASGAVQSVVELLNARGLSETITSAVLQQLREEVLSQTDVSMRDVVGLHQERAPTFAAGIAILLSLFNLLQIQSLNLSGGALREGVLQLLAERISQSESV
- the ubiD gene encoding 4-hydroxy-3-polyprenylbenzoate decarboxylase, translating into MSFKDLRSFIDHLESNGELKRISYAVDPHLEMTEIADRVLRAKGPALLFENPVGKSMPVLANLFGTPKRVAMALGKEDPLALRDVGELLAFLKEPEPPRGFKDAIAKIPMFKQALNMPPKTIRNAPCQEVVLTGDDVDLTQLPIQHCWPGDVAPLVTWGLTITKGPRQKRQNLGIYRQQLLGKDKLIMRWLDHRGGALDFKDFKEKHPGERYPVVVALGSDPVTILGAVTPVPDSMSEYAFAGLLRGERTEVCKALSCDLEVPATSEIILEGYIDPQEMAEEGPYGDHTGYYNETDEFPVFTVTHITHRKDAIYHSTYTGRPPDEPAMLGVALNEVFVPILRKQYPEIIDFYLPPEGCSYRMAVISIRKQYPGHAKRVMMGAWSFLRQFMYTKFIVVVDEDVNCRDWNDVIWAITTRMDPKRDTVMIDNTPIDYLDFASPVAGLGSKMGMDATNKWPGETDREWGTPIVMDEAVKQKVDEIWDELGIDEAPTL
- the fre gene encoding NAD(P)H-flavin reductase gives rise to the protein MNTIRCKVEHVTAFNDAVYRVTLTPETSFDFKAGQYLCVVMGEKDKRPFSIASAPNAEEIELHIGAAVSESYPMQVVEKLKQSDYVDIEAPGGEAYLRSESRRPRLLIAGGTGFSYIKSIVEQQIALGQTVETTLYWGCRNQDAMYYETIARQWHQAYPWLHFVPVVEEATANWEGKQANLLEQIQRDFISLNGYDIYIAGRFDMVGAAREVFREIGVEEEHLYGDAFAFIK
- the nhaC gene encoding Na+/H+ antiporter NhaC yields the protein MTSNQSLSDNPKKPTHKTPTLLDALIPLIALVCMLTASVYLFSSDSSYGANQIALIMAACIALVVGVKNGYSWQEMEAGIIKSVSLSTGALLILFSVGSLIGTWILAGTVPTMIFYGMKLLDPDYFYAASCLLCAVVALSIGSSWTVAGTLGIALIGVAGAMGLSVEITAGAIISGAYFGDKMSPMSDTTNLAPAVAGSELFSHIRHMVWTTTPSIIIALAGFLFLGLNSDSAGGASDLVATMSLLEAQYHPGLHLLLPLLVVLVLAYKKLPAFPTVILGTLAGAICAVIFQYDGVIKFVSDDSLPAIVALLKGVWVAMFDGYKANTGDAVLDNLLSRGGMSSMVNTVWLILCAMAFGGVMEKTGLLKRLMQDVLTMVKSSGSLIITTLASCIGANLITGDQFIAILLPGRMLKVEYEKHGLAPVNLSRALEDSATITSPLVPWNTCGAYMASTLGVATIAYLPFAFFNLVCPFISAAYAYYDFKIERLEGSEGMEAVV
- the rhlB gene encoding ATP-dependent RNA helicase RhlB encodes the protein MSETHLTNQKFADFSLHPEIQKALIESGFEYCTPIQALSLPILLQHKDIAGQAQTGTGKTLAFLIATFNHLLTTSVPEGRETNQPRAIVMAPTRELAIQIAKDANLLAKHTGLKVGIVFGGESYDVQRKVLDKGVDILIGTTGRIIDYVRQGVLNVSSIQAVVLDEADRMFDLGFIKDIRFLFRRMPDAKSRLNMLFSATLSMKVQELAYDHMNDPEKVEIAPSEKTSKNITEEIFYPSQEEKMRLLLTLIEEDWPEKAIVFSNTKHSCENLWAHLEGDGHRVGLLTGDVPQKKRIRILEQFTSGDLDILVATDVAARGLHISDVSHVYNYDLPDDCEDYVHRIGRTGRAGQKGISISFACEEYALNLPAIESYIQHSIPVTNYDSDALLDDLPPPVRIHRKHTTRPTGRPGSGKPQGGRPGARPRRHDRTRRHS
- the trxA gene encoding thioredoxin TrxA; protein product: MSDKIITLTDDSFENDVIKSEIPVLVDFWAEWCGPCKMIAPILDDVAEEYEGKVTIAKLNVDQNNASPAKYGVRGIPTLLMFKNGELADTKVGALSKTQLKEFIDAQL
- a CDS encoding nucleoside triphosphate pyrophosphohydrolase family protein — its product is MKLTALNQPLYDHLYHDIHQFRSTFDLPNEDETTLDDKADTLHTSLAIEELTELAEADCRVEQADAIVDSVYVLMGRLVHLGAKRVEDRLEISYVIDLLLHVAKNRDIDFVSCWDEVHSSNMSKVCRNEQELEETIAHYAQQGVEIVGSQKGDFIIAKCAKDVEMAGKVVRQGKVLKSVYYRPADLDKLVAA